From the Hymenobacter yonginensis genome, one window contains:
- a CDS encoding acyltransferase family protein, with the protein MQTTTQAAVETTGTVPLAEASQPARLISLDVFRGLTVAAMILVNNPGDWGHIYAPLEHAHWHGCTPTDLIFPFFLFIVGVSIVYALDGARQQPETHGRTMVRILKRSAILFGLGLLGALYPKFEFETVRIPGVLARISWVFLVCGVLFLKTTRRQQFGLLAFVLVLYNVLLQVVPVPGYGPANLEAGTNLGAWLDRVVFTENHLWKSSRTWDPEGLLGTLPAIGTGLLGMLTAQWLRRKEVEPATRVAWLFVAGGAAVLLGLVWNGWFPINKSLWTSSYVLYTGGLAMMALAALYWLTDVQNYRGWWTKPALAYGVNAITVFFLSAIVSKTLNLLKVGDVTLRAWLYNTFFTPYFSPVNASLAGALVCVLIWLGVLWLMYKKGVIIKV; encoded by the coding sequence ATGCAAACCACCACCCAGGCTGCCGTAGAAACCACCGGCACTGTGCCGCTGGCCGAGGCTTCCCAGCCGGCCCGCCTGATTTCGCTCGACGTATTCCGCGGCCTCACCGTGGCGGCCATGATTCTGGTGAACAACCCCGGTGACTGGGGCCACATCTACGCGCCGCTGGAGCACGCGCACTGGCACGGCTGCACGCCCACCGACCTGATTTTCCCGTTTTTCCTGTTCATCGTGGGCGTCAGCATCGTGTACGCGCTTGACGGCGCGCGGCAGCAGCCCGAAACCCATGGCCGCACAATGGTGCGCATCCTGAAACGGTCGGCTATTCTGTTCGGGCTGGGGCTGTTGGGGGCCTTGTACCCGAAGTTTGAGTTTGAGACGGTGCGGATTCCAGGCGTGCTGGCGCGCATTTCGTGGGTGTTTTTGGTGTGCGGGGTGCTGTTTCTGAAAACCACGCGGCGGCAGCAGTTCGGGCTGCTGGCTTTCGTGCTGGTGCTCTACAACGTGCTGCTGCAGGTGGTGCCGGTGCCCGGCTACGGCCCCGCCAACCTGGAGGCTGGCACCAACCTCGGCGCCTGGCTGGACCGCGTGGTGTTCACCGAAAATCACCTCTGGAAAAGCAGCCGCACCTGGGACCCCGAAGGCCTGCTCGGTACGCTGCCCGCCATCGGCACCGGTTTGCTGGGTATGCTGACGGCGCAGTGGCTGCGGCGCAAGGAAGTGGAGCCGGCCACCCGCGTGGCGTGGCTGTTTGTGGCGGGCGGCGCGGCCGTGCTGCTGGGCCTCGTCTGGAACGGCTGGTTTCCCATCAACAAAAGCCTCTGGACTAGCTCCTACGTGCTCTACACCGGTGGCCTAGCCATGATGGCCCTGGCGGCACTCTACTGGCTGACGGACGTGCAAAACTACCGCGGCTGGTGGACCAAGCCGGCCCTGGCTTACGGCGTGAATGCCATTACCGTGTTCTTCCTCTCGGCCATCGTCTCCAAAACCCTCAACCTGCTCAAAGTCGGCGACGTGACGCTGCGCGCCTGGCTCTACAACACGTTTTTCACGCCCTACTTCAGCCCCGTCAACGCCTCGTTGGCCGGTGCGCTGGTGTGCGTGCTGATCTGGCTGGGCGTGCTGTGGCTGATGTATAAGAAGGGCGTCATCATCAAGGTGTGA